The Eurosta solidaginis isolate ZX-2024a chromosome 4, ASM4086904v1, whole genome shotgun sequence genome includes a window with the following:
- the LOC137247928 gene encoding glucose dehydrogenase [FAD, quinone]-like — MSTTIGVFPTCAAPSVGPANLLFTNLLQTLFVARCALSPDDNWPEDYADQAIKNGLDTYDFVVVGAGTAGSVIASRLSENPEWKVLLLEAGANPPQESTIPELYVTLQHTNYTWNYQTVYTDKACLAQANQRCYWPRGKMIGGSNGINTLLHIPGLPRDYDSWMEQGNTDWGWKYVKPYFEGLLYPKGPLKVSHFLNGTEEEYKELITAAAEELGIPRVDAITEGTEIGFTRLLRAIDHGRRQSTAVAYLGKALKRKNLHVIKNAQVKELNFDESNKKIQSATFVVRNQQELTVNVGKELILTAGSLDSPKLLLLSGVGPSQHLQSLNITVRHDLPVGENLQDHVFSIIFFKLDEGLASIAETADLDIIYNYLIHSSGELTGDGLPSLSGFFNTRNDSSQHPEIQTLHSIFQRNNTAGFQTFLDTYAIQEPYRTTLQNQILKSKILCVGVILLKPESRGQVQLQSNDYNDPPKLISNYFERPGDLKTLVRGVQVKQSFTQTASYRARNVQMLHVPIKECDAYQLWSDDYWRCYVKYFSFTLYHPVGTVKMGPTANKTGCVSTRLKLKGVDNLRVADASIMPVIPGANTNAATMMIAERAAEFVKADWA, encoded by the exons ATGTCTACTACCATAGGAGTATTTCCCACGTGTGCCGCACCAAGTGTAGGCCCAGCTAACTTATTGTTCACTAATTTGCTACAGACTCTGTTTGTGGCTAGATGCGCGCTCTCTCCGGATGATAACTGGCCTGAGGATTATGCCGATCAAGCGATCAAGAACGGCCTCGATACTTATGACTTCGTTGTGGTTGGTGCGGGTACAGCAGGATCTGTGATTGCCTCACGTTTAAGTGAAAATCCTGAGTGGAAAGTTTTACTTTTGGAAGCTGGTGCCAATCCACCGCAGGAATCAACG aTACCAGAGTTGTACGTTACCCTGCAGCACACAAACTATACATGGAACTACCAAACCGTTTACACGGATAAGGCCTGCTTGGCACAAGCAAACCAGCGCTGTTATTGGCCGCGTGGTAAGATGATCGGTGGCTCCAACGGTATAAATACATTGCTGCATATACCAGGTCTTCCAAGAGACTACGACTCATGGATGGAACAAGGAAACACAGATTGGGGCTGGAAATATGTAAAGCCTTATTTTGAGGGTCTGCTATACCCGAAAGGACCATTGAAAGTAAGCCATTTTTTGAACGGCACCGAAGAGGAATATAAAGAGTTGATCACTGCTGCAGCTGAAGAATTGGGCATACCACGTGTAGATGCTATTACAGAGGGCACAGAGATAGGATTCACACGCTTACTGCGTGCTATTGATCATGGGCGACGTCAAAGTACTGCTGTAGCTTACTTGGGTAAGgcattgaaaagaaaaaatttgcacGTGATTAAAAACGCTCAAGTCAAAGAATTGAATTTTGATGAatccaataaaaaaatacaatCAGCAACATTTGTCGTGCGTAATCAACAAGAGCTTACGGTAAACGTAGGCAAGGAGTTGATACTCACTGCTGGGTCGCTTGATTCGCCCAAATTGTTATTGCTGTCTGGTGTGGGACCTTCGCAGCACTTGCAGTCACTAAATATCACTGTAAGACACGATTTGCCTGTAGGTGAGAATCTGCAGGACCAtgtattttcaataattttctttaaacttgACGAAGGTTTGGCATCAATTGCTGAGACAGCAGACTTGGACATAATTTATAACTATTTGATACACTCAAGTGGTGAACTCACTGGTGATGGTCTACCCTCTTTATCTGGATTTTTTAATACACGCAACGATTCTAGCCAACATCCGGAAATACAAACTCTACATTCCATTTTTCAGCGTAATAATACCGCCGGATTTCAAACATTTCTCGATACATACGCCATACAGGAACCGTACCGCACAACTTTACAAAATCAAATCCTAAAATCAAAGATTTTATGTGTTGGTGTAATATTATTAAAACCCGAATCCAGAGGTCAGGTACAGTTGCAAAGCAACGATTATAATGATCCACCAAAACTTATTTCGAACTACTTTGAACGTCCAGGTGATCTGAAGACACTTGTACGCGGTGTACAAGTGAAGCAAAGTTTTACTCAGACTGCATCATATCGTGCTCGCAATGTTCAGATGCTGCATGTGCCCATCAAAGAATGTGATGCCTATCAGCTTTGGAGTGATGATTATTGGCGCTGCTATGTGAAATATTTTAGTTTCACATTGTATCATCCAGTAGGCACAGTGAAAATGGGTCCTACTGCGAACAAAACAGGCTGTGTGAGCACACGTCTAAAGCTCAAAGGTGTTGATAATTTGCGTGTTGCTGATGCAAGTATTATGCCAGTCATTCCTGGTGCAAATACGAATGCAGCCACTATGATGATTGCTGAGCGTGCCGCTGAATTCGTTAAGGCAGATTGGGCCTAA